The Polaribacter sp. HaHaR_3_91 genomic sequence TGTTTTTGCAACACTCCAGAACGCAAACCTCCTTCTAATAAATGGAATAAAATTAAAGGTTTCCATTTGGTACCTATTAAATTCATAGTATAATTTAACGGACATACATTTTTTTCTATCAAAATATTAAATTTAAAATGCTTATAATCATTAATTTACTCGTTTAGGTAACTATGCTACTTTTAGGTAAGTTATTGCCTATAAGGCAAATATAGATTAATTTTGAAGTCTAAATTAGAAATTATGACTGAAAATAAAAATTACCCAAAATCATTCTCACATATTGGTCTTACCGTTCCTAACATTAAAGAAGCTGTAAAATTTTATTCAGAAGTAATGGGTTGGTATATTATTATGGAACCTTCTACAGTTAAAAAAGAAACAGAAACTGCCATTGGTAAAATGTGTATTGATGTTTTTGGTGAAGATTGGACCGAATTTGAAATTGCACATTTATCTACTTCAGATGGTATTGGTGTTGAGTTGTTTTGTTTTCCGAACGGAATTAAAGAAGCACCAGAATTTAGTCCTTTTAATACAGGTCTTTTTCATTTTTGCATTCAAGATCCTAATATAGAAGAATTGATTGAAAAAATTGTTGCTTACGGAGGAAAACAAAGAATGCCAATTAGAGAGTATTATCCAAAAGACAAGCCATTTAAAATGTGTTATGTAGAAGATCCTTTCGGGATTGTTTTTGAAGTGTACACACATAGTTACGAGTTAACCTATTCTTCTGGAGCGTATGCAAAGTAAAGCGAACAGTTTTGTCATTACGAATGAGGTACGAATGAAGTAATACCTATTTGGCCAAAGAGATTGCTTCGTTCCTCGCAATGACGATTCTACTGTCATTACGAGGACAATAGGACGAAGTAATCTGTTTATTCTGAGTTACAAATTATGAGATTGCTTCGTAACCTCGCAATGACAAATGGACTGTCATTACGAGGACGATAGGACAAAGTAATCTGTTTGTTTTGAGTGAAACATTATGAGATTACTTCGCGTTATATGGCAATGACAAATCTACTGTCATTACGAGGACGATAGGACGAAGTAATCTGTTTATTCCGAGTTACAAATTATGAAATTGCTCTCTTCTTCTCAATGATAATTAAAACTGAAATAACCAACCATCAGACAAATCATTCCAATTAGGATTTTCTAAATTTACCATATCATTTTTACGTTTTCTATTTCCAGCTTTTAATTGTTTCTCTCTTGCTATAGCAGAATTTATATCATCATATTCTTCAAAATACACTAATTTATCACAATTGTATTTTGCTGTAAAACCTTTGTACTCTTTCGTTTTATGCTGATAAATTCTTTTTAATAAATTACTAGTGACTCCAATATATAGAACAGTATTATTTTTATTGGTTAAAAAGTAAATATGGTATTTTTTCATGCTTTTTCCCTCTAAAATAAATAATTTTGTCATTACGAGGAAGTTCTGACGAAGTAATCTGTTTATTTTGAGTTACACATTAAGAGATTGCTTCGTTCCTCGCAATGACAAATGGACTGTCATTACGAGGAGATAGATAGGACGAAGTAATCTGTTTGTTTTGAGTTACATATTATGAGATTGCTTCGTAACCTCGCAATGACAAATGGACTGTCATTACGAGGACGATAGGACTAAGTACTCTGTTTGTTTTGAGTTACAAATTATGAGATTTCTTCCGTTCCTCGCAATGACAAATGGACTGTCATTACGAGGACGATAGGACTAAGTACTCTGTTTGTTTTGAGTTACACATTATCGGATTGCTTCGTTCCTCGCAATGACAAATGGACTGTCATTACGAGGACAATAGGACTAAGTACTCTGTTTATTTTGAGTAGCATATTATGGGATTGCTTCGTAACCTCGCAATGACAAACGGACTGTCATTACGAGGACAATAGGACAAAGTAATCTGTTTATTTTGAGTAGCATATTATGGGATTGCTTCGTAACCTCGCAATGACAAACGGACTGTCATTACGAGGACGACAGGACGAAGTAATTTGTTTGTTTTGAGTGATACATTAAGAGGTTGCTTCGTTCCTCGCAATGACGTTGAAAAAACTACTCTTTCAAGCATTTTTCAATCAAATTACTTTCTAGAGTTATTCTAGGAACCTTAAAATCGAAATATTTGTGCAGCGGAATTTCAAATCCTTTGTGATTTAAGTAGTTGTTTAAAGCTGAATTTAAACCCTCGCTATATAAATGATGCTCTGCTCCTGTTGGATCTTCGTGATATAAATCGTTTTCTGCAAATCCTTTAAATTCTGGACCAATAATATTAATCTCAAATTCGTCTGGTTTTTTACCAACCGGACTGTGGCTTGTACACGCAAATTGATGCCAAAAAGCAGACTGAATGCAATTGTTGTAAAATAACTGACGTACCACTTCTAAAGAATCGATGGTTTCTTGCGCTGTTTCTGTAGGAAAACCAAACATTAAATAGGCATGTACCATAATGTTTTCATCAGAAAAGGCTTTGGTTACCCTTGCAACTTGTCCGATGTCAACTCCTTTTTTCATTTTCTCTAACAATCTATCAGAGGCAACTTCTAATCCGCCAGTAACCGCAATACAACCAGATTTAGATAATAATGCGCACAATTCTGCATTAAACGTTTTCTCGAAACGGATATTGGTCCACCAAGTAATGTACACTTTGCGTTCTAGCAACTTGTTTGCCAAGGCTCTTAACATTTTTGGTGGTGCAGCTTCGTCTACAAAATGGAAACCTGTAATTCCGGTTTCTGATATTATTTGTTCAATTTTATCCACCAAATCATCGGCTGTGGTGTTTTGGTAATTGCTTATATAATCTAGATTTACATCACAAAAAGAACATTTTTTCCAGTAACAACCGTGAGAAATGGTAAGTTTATTCCACTTTCCGTCAGACCACATTCTGTGCATCGGATTCATTACATCTAAAAAAGACAAATATTTTTCCGTTGGCAAACCAATATAACTTGGCGCTGGTAAATTCTTATGATGAAATATCGTGTTGGGCAATTTATTTGCATACACAACTTCGTTATTTCTACAGATATAGGTTCTTTCTAGCTGCTCCTCGCCTATTTTTCCGTCTAAAAATTCTGTGATTCTTAACAACGGACCTTCGCCATCATCTAAAGTGATAAAATCTACAAAATCGAAAATTCTAGGATCCGACAAACGTCTTAATTCGGTGTTGCAATAACCGCCACCCATTCCTATTTTAATGTTCGGATAATTCTGTTTGATAAACTGCCCGCATCGCAACGTAGAAAACAAATTACCAGGAAAAGGAACTGTAAAACAGATTAAATCGTACTTGTTTTCTTGTAATTCTTGGTCTAACAAATACAACATTTCGTCTTCTATCAGCGTCGTTTCAAACTGTAAACAGTCGTCTAACTCATCGAAACTAGAAGCTGCTCTACCAATTTGTTCGGCATAACGGGTAAACGAGAAAAACTCATCTACATTGGCGTTGATAAAATCGCCTAATTCTTCTACAAACAACGTGGCAATGTGTTTGGCTTTATCTAAGATTCCTAATTTTCCGAATTCGGTACTTAAATCTTTGTCTAATTTTATGCGTCGGTGTCCGTGTGGCAAATAATCTTTATGCACAATTTGATACGCTGCCGTAACTTCTTGCACACGCAAATAGTTCATTACAGAATCTACTTTATTAATGTATTCTTCCTTTTGTTGCCAAACCAAAGGCAATTCTTTACCACCTAGCATTTCTGCTTGTTTAAAAATAGCATCTATAAATTCTTTGGTAAACACTGCCGTAAACAACTCGATACTTAAATCTATTTGCGTTGTTGGCACCTCTTTAGAATCTAAAAATCCTTTAATGTAGGCGGTTGCAGGATACGCAGTATTTAACTGTGTAAATGGTGGAGTTACTAGAAGTGTGTTTACAGACATAAATAAAATAAAGTGCAAAGATACTACCTCATTTAGGAAAAGGGCAGAAAAGTTTTATTGGTTTTTCTTGATGGGAGATTTGGAATGGATTTTTTGGTTGATAAGTTGTTATAACCTGTTTTTTAACTTTTGATTTTTTTGAAGGGAAAAAGTTAAATTTGTTAACTGCACTTATGAAAATTAAAAAATGATTTTAAACATATTAGACAACCAAAAAATATTAAAAGAAAAATTTGATTTAATTCTTCCAGATTTTACAGTTTTAACTGGAGAAAATGGTTCAGGAAAAACACAACTTTTGGAAAGTCTAAGAGATCAAATGTTTTACCAAGATAGATTTTACAATATACAAAATCAAAACCCTGAAGAAAATATTCAAATGACTTTTCCAATTACTGATAATAATGGAAAAGAATTTAACCATATTATTTACTCTTCTCCTGGTTTAATGGATAATGAAAATGCTGTTTCACATCAAAAACCATTAATACAACAAATTCGTGAGCAATGGAACGTATTAATGCCGATAGCTAGGTCGTACAGTTTCATAAAAGACAAAGAATTTGAGAACGAACAATTAGAATTACAAGCATTAAATAATGCAATCATCCAATTTGTAAGAAACTTAACAACTGACACTAAAAGGTTTTCAACTACTAACTTAAAAAAAGCAAATACACAACAACTTCAACAATTAAAAAAAATTAGTTCTAAAGCAAACAAGTCAATAGATGAACTTTATTATATAGATTTTTTAATTTTTTTTAATGCTCCAACACATCTTTTTTCTTCAGCTTTAGATTTATTGTTTCATCAATTTCATTTAAAACAAAAATATTATCAAAACTTAACAAATGGTGTCACACCTCCTTGGGAAGTTTTTAATCAAATCTTACTAAAAGCAAATTTTAAATATAAAGCCCAATATAGTCCTTCAAATAATGAAGAATTACCACAGCCTGTAAAATTAATTGACAATGAAACAGGAATAGACAATGCAACTTTTCGTAGTTTATCTTCAGGAGAGAAAACAATAATGTCGTTAATTTTTGTTTTATATCACGCTTCAAGTAATGGTAAATTTCCTGAAGTTATTTTATTTGATGAACCTGATTCTCATTTACACCCTTCATTAACTCAACTATTCCTTTCAGTTATAAAGAAAATATTAGTAGAAGAACAAAATGTAAAAGTTATATTAACTACTCACTCACCTTCCACCATTGCTCTTTCCCCAGAAAAAGCAATTTACAGAATGGATAGAAACTTAGGGTATCCTGTAAAAGAAAAGAGAAATATAGCAGTTCAAACATTAAGTAATGGTTTAGCTTCTCTAACTTTTGAAGATGGAAATTTTGGAATTAGTTATAATTTGAAAAGAACTAATAAGCATATACTTTTCACTGAAGGAATAACTGATAAAATCATTATTGAACTTGCTTGGAAAAAACTTTATCCTAATGAAGAAATACCTTTTTTGATTCAAGACTCTTTTTCTGCAAGTTTTTTAGGATCCTTATTTAATCAAGGAGACCAAAAACCTGATGGATTATTTATACAGTTTCCTGAAAAAAAATTAATAGCACTATTTGATTTTGATTCTGCTGGATATAGTAATTGGAATAGAAAGAAAAAATTTCCAATATTAGAAGAAAACAATCCTAGAAAATGCTTAATTAGAACAAATGGAGCAAATGCTTTTTTAATATTACTACCTGCATCAGAACAAGAACCTATTAAAGATTTAGTAATCAAAAATAAGAATGAAACTTTTGAAGATAAATCAAATTTAACAATCGAATCTTTATTTTTAAATGCTCCTAATTTTAAGGAAACTTATTTTGAAAAAGTATCTGTAATTGGAGGTGGTAGTCTCTTTTTATTCAAAAAAGATAAAAGAAAATTTGCATTGAAACTTGAGTCATTAGAACCAAGTTATTTTATTGAATTCATTCCATTATTTGAACAAATAAAAAGAATAATAAAAACTACATAAAAAAGCCTTAATTACTTTAAATTCTAATAAAAAAAAGTAAATTATATAACAATGAAAAAAACAAAAATATTATTTATTATAGTTTTATTTCAAATCTCACAAATGTTCGCAGAACAAATTACTATTTACAAAGGAGAGGCATATCATTTCAATGAGATATTAAGCGCAATGGTAAAAACTGAGTTTTCTATTAAATACGACACAGAAGATAAAATTTATTATTTTTTTTCTTCTGATTTCATGAAAAAAGGTTGGATAATATTGAAAGAGGAACAACTAAACCAGTTTAGGTTAACACTTGAAAAATTTAACGATTGGGAAGCTATAGCTATTAAAAATAAAGTTGAATTAGAGAAAGAATTTCCAAACTCAGAATTAAATTGTAAAGTATCTTGGTATTATGTTAATGACTGGTATCACAGTACAGGTACAAAAATGAATTTTAAATTTTTCTCACAATCAAAAACAAGGCATCAATTTATCATCTCTTCAAATCTAGTAACTTCTAATTCAAATCAATTTATAGAATACAAATTAGAAACATTTTACCTAGACAAAAATCAAGTTAATTTATTTATAAACGGAATTTCTTTATCTTCAATTGAACAGGCTAAAAAAAAGGCCCAAAATAATATTGAAGCTAAGAAATTATTCAACTAAATAGTAAACACCTTATATCTTTATCAGTGTTAGATGTTTAACTCTATTAGAAAATACTCAAACCTTGCCACTAACCATAAAAGAACCAAGAATAAAATGTTACAAATGCATGCGATCTCTAAGCACGTGTATTTGCAAATACATTAGTTCTTTGCAGAACAAGACGCGTTTTATTATTTTGATGCACCCAAAGGAGTACAAAAAAGAAAAAAAAGGAACGGGATTTATGACGCATCTTCAACTTGAAAATTCAGAAATCATCGTTGGTGTCGATTTTACGAATCATAAACGTATCAATGAGATACTTACAGAAGAAAATAGTACCTCATTTTTATTATATCCTGGCAAGGACAGTTTTAATTTATCGACAAGAAAAAATACAGAAATACAAACGGTTATAGGAAATAATGCAAACATTTTTATTCTAGATGGCACATGGCCTTGCGCCCGAAAAATGTTGAAACTGAGCACCAACTTGCAAGCCTTAAAAAGAGTAAGTTTTGACAACAAGATAATATCAAAATTTATTATAAAACAGCAGCCAGATCCTCTTTGTTTAAGTACTATTGAGTCGGTATATACGGTCTTAAATTTATTAAAGAAAGCCGAATTAGAAAAATGCGATACGAAAGACTTTTTAATTCCTTTTGAAAAAATGATAGCCTATCAACTAGAATATACGCTAGACCCAACTCATAAAAACTATTGCGCTACAGAAAACAGTACAGAAATTTCTAAGAATCTGTATAAAAAACCAACAGAAAGACGTGTTATTTTTGAATAGCAATAAATAGATTTATAGTATCGATACCATTTTATACGCTGCTAGATATTTTCTTTGTTAAAACTTCCTTAAGACTATTGATCCTTGTGGTTTTTTAACTGAAAAACCTTAAATTCGTTAATGCTTGCGCTTCATTAGTGAAACGATTTTATAGCACCTCACGGATTACATCACATTATTAAGATATCTTAAAATGGCATCAAAAAAAAGTATCCTATTCATCATGGCAATAGCCATTATTTCGTTGCAATCTTGTCAAAAACAGACTTCCACTTTTAAAAACTACGACGATTTTAAAACCATTAACGCAGACTTTATAGTAAACAGTAAAGCTGTTGTAAATGGCGAGTTGTTAGCCGCTTACAAATGCGAAGAAAAAGTAAAAGATGTAGAAAATTCCATCCCTTTATCTTGGACTAATGTACCAGAAGGCACAAAATCATTAGCGGTTGTAATGTATCATTATCCTAAAAAAAATAATATTGATGAAGTAAACTCGTACTTACTTTTATGGAACATTGATCCATCGGTAACTTCTATTCCTTACAAAATGGCCAACAACCCCAATTGGGCAATGGGAGCAAATAAAGACGGAACCGCAATTTCTTACACTTCGCCTTGTTCTCGAGGCCCAGGAAAACACACCTATAACATTGCGTTATTTGCGTTAAAAGAACCTTTAAAATCGCTTCCTAAAAAGAGTTCTGTACTTGTAAATTACACTACATTTATGGAAGCCATTTCTAAAGTTGAAGTGCTAGACAGAACAAGCTTAACATTTACAGATTTAAACGAATAATATAAAAATGAAAACTTTAAGAGAACAAACAGATGCTAAAATAGCAGCAGGACGAAATGCAAAACCAGACTTTATGAAAGGTGTTGATGACGTTATTGAGAAAGCAAAAGCTTTTGAAGAAGGAAAAAATGCACTTAAAATCGGAGAAAAAGCACCCAATTTTGAGTTGCCAAACGCTGAAGGAAAAATGATATCCTTAGATATAATATTAAAAAATGGCCCCGTTGTAATTACATTTTATCGTGGAGATTGGTGTCCGTATTGCAACTTACAATTAAGAGCATTACAAGCTAGATTACCCGAAATTCATAAACTTGGCGCAAGCTTGGTTGCTATTAGTCCGCAAGTACCAGACGGTTCCTTAACCAAAAGTGAAATTAGCGAAATGGATTTTACGGTATTATCCGACCAAGATGCAAAAGTAGCTACAACATATGGTGTTGCTTGGAAAGTGCCAGAATTTTTAGCAGAACACATGCGTGCAGACCGAGGTTTAGATTTAGATAAAGTAAATAACGGAGATGGAAGTATATTGCCTATTCCTGCTACTTTTATTTTAGGAAAAGATGGCGTTGTTACTTGGAACTATGTAAATGTAGATTACAGAACACGTTCTGAACCAGAAGAAATTATTGAAGCTTTAAAAAAGCTGTCTTAAATTATTTATATTTGAATATCACTTTAAAAACAATCCATGAAAATTAAAATTATTACCCTTTTTATCACCGCTTTATTAGCTATTAATTTACAAACATCAGCACAAGAAAGTACAGATGTTCTATTAAAAAATGCACAAGAAATCGCTAAAAAAGAAGGAAAAGCTATCTTTATAAAGTTTGAATCTTCTTGGTGTGGTTGGTGTCATAAAATGACCAAAGACATGAAAGCAGAAACCACAAAAAAGTTCTTTAATGATAATTATGTAATGG encodes the following:
- a CDS encoding GIY-YIG nuclease family protein, translated to MTKLFILEGKSMKKYHIYFLTNKNNTVLYIGVTSNLLKRIYQHKTKEYKGFTAKYNCDKLVYFEEYDDINSAIAREKQLKAGNRKRKNDMVNLENPNWNDLSDGWLFQF
- a CDS encoding radical SAM protein, which gives rise to MSVNTLLVTPPFTQLNTAYPATAYIKGFLDSKEVPTTQIDLSIELFTAVFTKEFIDAIFKQAEMLGGKELPLVWQQKEEYINKVDSVMNYLRVQEVTAAYQIVHKDYLPHGHRRIKLDKDLSTEFGKLGILDKAKHIATLFVEELGDFINANVDEFFSFTRYAEQIGRAASSFDELDDCLQFETTLIEDEMLYLLDQELQENKYDLICFTVPFPGNLFSTLRCGQFIKQNYPNIKIGMGGGYCNTELRRLSDPRIFDFVDFITLDDGEGPLLRITEFLDGKIGEEQLERTYICRNNEVVYANKLPNTIFHHKNLPAPSYIGLPTEKYLSFLDVMNPMHRMWSDGKWNKLTISHGCYWKKCSFCDVNLDYISNYQNTTADDLVDKIEQIISETGITGFHFVDEAAPPKMLRALANKLLERKVYITWWTNIRFEKTFNAELCALLSKSGCIAVTGGLEVASDRLLEKMKKGVDIGQVARVTKAFSDENIMVHAYLMFGFPTETAQETIDSLEVVRQLFYNNCIQSAFWHQFACTSHSPVGKKPDEFEINIIGPEFKGFAENDLYHEDPTGAEHHLYSEGLNSALNNYLNHKGFEIPLHKYFDFKVPRITLESNLIEKCLKE
- a CDS encoding tRNA-uridine aminocarboxypropyltransferase, translating into MQNKTRFIILMHPKEYKKEKKGTGFMTHLQLENSEIIVGVDFTNHKRINEILTEENSTSFLLYPGKDSFNLSTRKNTEIQTVIGNNANIFILDGTWPCARKMLKLSTNLQALKRVSFDNKIISKFIIKQQPDPLCLSTIESVYTVLNLLKKAELEKCDTKDFLIPFEKMIAYQLEYTLDPTHKNYCATENSTEISKNLYKKPTERRVIFE
- a CDS encoding YbhB/YbcL family Raf kinase inhibitor-like protein, whose protein sequence is MASKKSILFIMAIAIISLQSCQKQTSTFKNYDDFKTINADFIVNSKAVVNGELLAAYKCEEKVKDVENSIPLSWTNVPEGTKSLAVVMYHYPKKNNIDEVNSYLLLWNIDPSVTSIPYKMANNPNWAMGANKDGTAISYTSPCSRGPGKHTYNIALFALKEPLKSLPKKSSVLVNYTTFMEAISKVEVLDRTSLTFTDLNE
- a CDS encoding ATP-binding protein, whose amino-acid sequence is MILNILDNQKILKEKFDLILPDFTVLTGENGSGKTQLLESLRDQMFYQDRFYNIQNQNPEENIQMTFPITDNNGKEFNHIIYSSPGLMDNENAVSHQKPLIQQIREQWNVLMPIARSYSFIKDKEFENEQLELQALNNAIIQFVRNLTTDTKRFSTTNLKKANTQQLQQLKKISSKANKSIDELYYIDFLIFFNAPTHLFSSALDLLFHQFHLKQKYYQNLTNGVTPPWEVFNQILLKANFKYKAQYSPSNNEELPQPVKLIDNETGIDNATFRSLSSGEKTIMSLIFVLYHASSNGKFPEVILFDEPDSHLHPSLTQLFLSVIKKILVEEQNVKVILTTHSPSTIALSPEKAIYRMDRNLGYPVKEKRNIAVQTLSNGLASLTFEDGNFGISYNLKRTNKHILFTEGITDKIIIELAWKKLYPNEEIPFLIQDSFSASFLGSLFNQGDQKPDGLFIQFPEKKLIALFDFDSAGYSNWNRKKKFPILEENNPRKCLIRTNGANAFLILLPASEQEPIKDLVIKNKNETFEDKSNLTIESLFLNAPNFKETYFEKVSVIGGGSLFLFKKDKRKFALKLESLEPSYFIEFIPLFEQIKRIIKTT
- a CDS encoding peroxiredoxin-like family protein, with the translated sequence MKTLREQTDAKIAAGRNAKPDFMKGVDDVIEKAKAFEEGKNALKIGEKAPNFELPNAEGKMISLDIILKNGPVVITFYRGDWCPYCNLQLRALQARLPEIHKLGASLVAISPQVPDGSLTKSEISEMDFTVLSDQDAKVATTYGVAWKVPEFLAEHMRADRGLDLDKVNNGDGSILPIPATFILGKDGVVTWNYVNVDYRTRSEPEEIIEALKKLS
- a CDS encoding VOC family protein, with translation MTENKNYPKSFSHIGLTVPNIKEAVKFYSEVMGWYIIMEPSTVKKETETAIGKMCIDVFGEDWTEFEIAHLSTSDGIGVELFCFPNGIKEAPEFSPFNTGLFHFCIQDPNIEELIEKIVAYGGKQRMPIREYYPKDKPFKMCYVEDPFGIVFEVYTHSYELTYSSGAYAK